The sequence atttttattcaaaGCTTAGTCTCTCTCCTTGGGTTTCCCCTCTTTTATGAAATGATCAATTTTGGCGAAGAGCCCCCAGAAAGcaagatagaaaagaaatatgCTCTTTACCGTGGCTGATCAGCAACGAACCAACACTGTCCTCATCTAATTCTACATCTTTCACACTGCCCAGTAACACGAATAACCAGAGCGCGGATGCCAAGAATCCTTACAAATAACGCAGCTAACAGACCAAGGTGACAGTTCTGACTTCTTGGGGGGGTTTCCAAGTACATACGTAGCATTATAAACAAGCCTCTATGTTGTGGTTACACAACTCACTCAAGGGATTTTTGTTTTCACAAGTGAAAACGTTTATGAAATTCTAGCCTGTGAGGCCGCTTTAGGAACCATCTAGTGAGATTTTCCTCCCAAGACAGGCAGCTTTCTCACATACCGTGGAGGCCTCCTGCCGGCCTGGGGACTGACAGGTGCAGGGCCCTGCCCCTCGAGGGCCAGCCTCTCCCTCGGGAGCATGGGTTTTTCCTGTTTCATCCTGGCTTAACTTGAACATCCTTGGCATTGGAGCTGCCCTCTGGAGTAGCCCAGAAGTTGGCACTCACCTCACCTTTTGCTGCATTTCCAAGAGATCAGCCTTTGGACTTCCTGGAAAGTGGTAGAACAACTGTCCTATGAAACAAAGTGCTTCTGTGCTGAAATGGAGTAagttccctgcagcctctggCAAGGTAACTTACCGAGATACAATCTTAACTTTCTTGATGCCCCCTTTTGACATTGAAAATGGTGGGTGTATTGGTTTTACTTTTTATCATTGAAACTACAATTTGTTGAGCACAGACCATGCAGGAAACCCGTTTTTCCCCGTTTTCTCTTTTGTGCTCCCAGCACCCCCTGGAGTGGGTGTTCCTATCATCCTTTCTTTATAGCCCAGGAGCCAAAGCTCAGCCAGCCCAAAGGAGCCAGGATTAGAGCCTGCATGGATGCAACAGTCACGCTTCTCTCTATTATGTGTCTTGCAACTTGGAGTCACATGATCTAAGCATCTGATCCACCCTGGGCTCAGGTCAGTATAAGGCTGAACTCACAAGGTGAGGGTTAGACTGACCTCCTCTCTCACGACAGGAAAAGAACAGAGCCTACTGCAAGAGGCAGATACTCTTGCCTCCACTTTGACACCTCACAACTCCACAGCAACACTACAGGTGGGAAAACGTTCACATGTATGTTCGTGGAAATTAATGCACATGGAAACAGGATGCTCCTATGATGTTCTGATGTGGTTTCCGAGTGATGGGGGGACATGTATAGTTTTTTCTACCCAGTTCCTACCAACAGCGCTAGACTTCCAGATTTGAGTCTTTTCCTCTCACTACTGATTTCCAACAGCaccaaaaagaacagaaagatggTAAAATGATGTTAAATGCTATGAAGTCCCTGTCCTCTCCATCTGCCTGCCTCTAAACCCCCTCATTTCTGGGGGAGCTGATTTATTAATCTATTGGAACTGCTCCAAGTCAACTCATTCAGCCATACGGCCATAGTAGGCCAGTTATGAACTTTTTATGCAGTAAAATTTAATTACAACCATATGATTTGAAATTTGCTTTGATACATTGAAGCTTCCCTTGAACTccacagaaattaaataattttttaaagcttcataCAAAAAAGTTCAGGGAAAATACTGAACTTATTTAAGAAAACACGTGTCTAGTACACTGGTTATATTTGCACACAGTAAATGTGCAGATCTAAATGCAGCtttctgttcctcaggctggtcttggtaAGCTCTGGCCTTGCAAGCATCTTTGAGTGACTGGTTGTAAGCCTTGCATATATTGCAAGGACAATATTTGCTAAATGGGGCCCCTCACTCATCTGGGCCCTCCCATCAACTCTGAGCCAGCACTCAGCTCTCCCGGTGTGTCTAACAGTCCTTAAGCTGGTAGTGGAGTAATTAGTTATCCAGATGGGATGAATTCGTGTTTCCCAGGTGAGCACGGTGTCTGCAAAATCATCACAACTAGCAACACCTAGTTCACCCTTGGACAATCTGACTCAGTGAGCCTGTGGCGGAGCGCAGACAGGGGTCTGGGCGTGCATCCCAGGCGATTCAGAGGCAGGTGAGGTACTGGCCAGGTGGGGCGGGGCCGTCCTGATTGCAGTGCTGGGTTCAGACACTGCTCCCCGGGGAGCCTCATCTCCGCCCTCTTGTGGCCACATCTCAGAACTGCGGCAAGGTACAGCATGATGGCCCTGAGACTTGACTATTtggagaatttattttcttactcagAATTTACGTTGAGGAGTGGATCCTGCCTACCACTTTATCTGACATAAAGCTGCTTACTTAGCAGCTCAGTTACTCACTGCTCACTTCACATATTAAAAGCTTTTTCTAAGACCGGCTATCCTTAAGAGCAGGGGCTTTGCCCTGAATCGCCTGTTGTCCACAGAACCTCCCAGAATCGAGGCTCATGGCAGAGGTTCTGCACTCACCAAGGACGCGGAGGGACCATGTCTGTGCCCATGCGGATCCCAGCTGCTGGGCAGAGCACACCACACATCCAGACTCAAAAAATACATGGAGTCAAAGTGTATTTCAGGTGACTGAATCAATGAGTATGTTACACACCAAGAAAGACCCCTCCTCTCTGCACCCCGGGGAGGACCCCCAGAAGCCTGGTCTCCTCCAAGATGAAAACGCAAACGCAGGTGCCTGGGGGGCTCCCAGACCCTTTGGCTTCGCGGTTCCCTCCTGGCCCTGCCTGGAGCTTCACGTGCCTCCCGTTTTGCTTAATGAGAGCCTCTGTCTAAGAGTTAAGGGTTTTCTGGGTGACGTTTAACAATAATAAAGGTGACTGCTTATCTAAGGAATCCGAGCCCTGCACCTGCCAGCCGCGTTTTGTGTTTGTCACTACCGTTTACTTTCACAGCGATTTTGTGAGCTGAGTGGGTGGGTTACCTCcaccttacagatgagaaaaccgagtCTCAGAGACACAGCTGATAAACAGCGGGCCTGGCATTCGTCATGGGTCTGGTTCCAGGTCCTCATGAGCCGACGGGACACTCCCCACTCCCTGAGGTCTCCTGGGCATCCCGTCCCGTGGCTCCAGGGATCTCCCCCCGACACCCATGTCTGCTTGACTCCTGCTTTAGCTCCCTGAGGGCTCCAACCCCTGGGCATGGGCAAGTTGGACTCCAGCTGGGCCCTGCCCCAGAGTCAAGGTCAGTGGCCTGCTCCAGGGCCCCTGAACCAGCCTAGGCGCAGCCCTTCCTCAAGCACCTCCGGCTCCACATGCATCTCGGAGGAAATCCACGCGTAAATGCGGGTGGGCAAGGCCACCTGAGCCCCTGCACGCCTGCTGGGACAGAGCTCGCCCAGGGTACAGTGCGGCTGAGCCAGAGGCGGCAGCCACCCTTGTGCTCAGCTTAGTTGGGGATTCTGGGACCTTTTAGTCCCCGCTCAGTGGAGCTGAGCAGAGGGTACCTTACCAGCTTAAAAATTTTGGAAAGCGTGCCCTGGGCATCGACTCCCTTGAATCCCTTGTGAGCCGATTTATAGTCGGACGCTCTGCCTCCGTAGCCAAATCCTGGTCTCTGGCCTTCGGCCCCCTGCAAGAAAAGACCACAGAGCTCAGCCTCCACCCGCGGTGCTGGGCACACTGCTTGAGCCACTGGGAGCTGCCACCAGGGCCCCGGGGAAGGGCCCAGGCCCCGGACTGGACTGGTGAGTGGTTCAGGAGCCACGGGCCAGCACCGCGCTGAGGGGTTGGGGGCGGGAGAGGCTGCTCCCCCAGGTCTACCAGGGTGTTGGCCGCAGAGAGAGGAGGGCTCTGGTTTGGGCGGAGGCTCTCTCATGAGATATGCGGCCCAACCACACATATTTTAAGGATCTAAGTCGTTTAGGGAACAGTTGCTTACCTTCACGCTGTGGGGTGTTCAAGAGAAGATTAGCAAACATCAAGCAAATCAAGGTAAGGAGGCTCCTGCCTACACGTGTTTGGAGGACTCGGACCCTGGGGGGCTGTGTGGTGTGTAGGTGCCGGTCCCCGGAGGCCCCGGCCTGCGCCCTTTGCTGGGGGCTCCTTTTGCTGATTGATTTGCACAGATTGGATTCTGGTCACGTGGGCCCTGTGGTTCTAGGATCTGTCTGGGAGATCAAGAGTCCTTGGCCTTAGTACAATGTCGAGCCTCGTATCTTTTATAAGGTTTTGAGACAAAATCCTGAGCTCTCCCCCAGGGTGAGCAGGAATCCGTCTCCCTTGGCCATAGCTCGGACTGGGAGCAACAGGAGGCCGGGGCTGCTGAGCCGGACAGAGGGAGGAGGCAGGCCTGGCTGGCATGGGGGGCAGCTTCGTCCCGGCAGCAGCGGGACAGCGTCTCAGCTCCCCCACCTCCCAGTCCCCTAGCACCTTTCTAGCTCCTccggctgtgtggccttgggcaagggcaggaacctctctgagcttcagtttcctcatctacacaaTGGGTTTGTGCGAGAACACAAGCCGTTCATGGAGATGCCACTCCTCAGGTGGAGGCTGCCAACTCTGGGCTTTGGTGCCAGCTGTCATTTAGGGAAGAGCAGGACACCCTGCTCTGGCCTCATCAGCCCCAGCAGCCCCTCTGGCTTCCTCATGGGCCGTGTGATCACAGGGGCTTCCTGACACACACGGGTGTGAGTGTCCCAGGACCAGCCTCTACTTGCTACTGTGCTGTCTTCTCGAGTGGGAACTCCACTGCAAAcatggggaggaagggaaggagctcGCTGTGGGAGTCTGGGCGCGGTGGACGTTAACAACGGGGGGCCAAGTGTCCTCCCACGGTGGGTGCACCGTGGGAAGGCCGACCACACTGTTAGCTTTTCAGGGATCTTGGTTGGCCTCCTGAGTCTCTACTCGATGGACAGGGTCCAGGCTGCACTTTACGCTTTGCCAACAAGAAACAGGAGGCTCCTAGAGCCTTCTCCTGAAGTCTTGTGGGAACCAAACAAAACTGTCCCTCCTCTATCAGCCTGCAGCCtttcttccatttcattaaaGTGTTTTAGGACAGGGAGGACCTTGACCAACCTAGCCGTCTCTTATTGAGAGGTGAGGAAGATGACACCAGAGGCCTCAAGGCTTCCAGAGCACCTGGCTGCACCCGCAGCCTCTGCTGGGGGCTTCCCACCGTACAAGCTACTTGTacagttttcttttcattcagcctGTGCTTGGGACTGAGCACGGCCACTCAGAACCAGGCAGCCGCTTTCGTGTGAACAGTTGATTCGGGGGCTATCCAGTGAGGTGAGGGACAGGGGATGTGTGGCAAGAAGGTCTAAGCACTGCACAGGAGGGGACAGCCAGCCTCACTCTTGCTTCCCAGAGGTTTCCAGGTTCGTGCTCATTCCCTGATAGCAGAGGGCCTGGGAGGCCAGGTTGCCAGCCTGGCTCTACATGGCAGAAAGCCACTTCCCCTGCAAGCGCTAAGTCGTTCTGTCTTACTCTATTGCTTTTCTCCAAAAATAGAGTTTTTGAGAACTAAATCCGGGGATTGACTTTCAGATTAACAATCTGCTTGGCCTTTCCTCCTTTCGAATCCTTAGTCATGTTTATCTTTGGGGAACCTAGAATGTACCAGGAAACACACAACACAGTTTAGAAAGAGAAAGTGGGGCTCTCTGGAACTCCAGACAAGGAGAGAGTCCTGCGGCTCTGGGAAACAGACAAGCAGACAAAATGCAGAGAAGGATTTTGctttggaaaaaagagaaattcaacagACATTAGTAGGACCCAAAAGGGAGAGATGCAGGGAGGAATGCAGGGGTCTTTCTTGTTAGCTGCTGGGGCGGAACAGCCTGTGTGCAACCCCCCATCGCTCCACATTCAGGGAGGATCCGGCACGATGGCCCCAAGGTCCACTCCTAGAAAATTAAGAGCAGATAAAGCAGTAGCTAAAATAAGATTTCTGGGTCAAAAATGAATTTCATTCTTCTATCCTCTTTGTCTCCTGCtggtatagaaaataaaaaattaattgtgaGTACTAGTCCATCTACATTTGCTACATGACTGTCATCGTTTTGCAAATTCATTAGGTCAGAAAAAGCAAGTCAAATATGCATTAATAGAAAACGTTCCAGTAAATATCTTAGTTCATAATTCAGTGTAATCATGTGTGGGACTGATTTGGGATCCTCATGGAatcttttctttgcctttctctcAAGTGCCccgtcccttcctccctctcttccttcctctttcccaccttctgttttcttttcctgttctttCTCCCTGTTCTTTCTCCTTgttgtctttcttttaaaatgtattcattcatttatatgatGCTTATTAACTGAGCAGAAAGTGTAGGTAGGCTCTGTTCTAGCGTATGAGAGAATTGCAGTTTCAGAGACAGACACAATCTATCTACAATATGTTGATGATTATTCCtccattttattctaaaattataacCTTTATACAGTAAAAATCATATCTGATATTTGCTAGTAACTAAAGTCTATAAGTTTGTTTAGAATATAATGATTGGCATTTTAATTTGGCTCAGACACCAAATTTTTCACTAGAAAGTTCAAATTGGCCATTTTAAACCTTCCTTGAAAGTTTGCTTTCAGTATTGACCAGCCTAAAATTCCTAAGAAGATTTTCTGGATGGCTTGATAtctatgttttaattattatttaattaaatacaaaacaaaaatctttggATTAATGAGGTTATTATAAATCGAGCAACTCTATTTAGCCTCTTTTTCTGTTCATTAGCAGAATCGTTTTTCCAGTGTCAGCATCTGGGGTTACTGAGATGGGCCAGCCAGTCCCTCTTCCACATGCGGGTTCCTGGGGCTTCTCGCACTGGTTGTGTTGGAAGAAGTTAAACATTTTCTCGGACGTGGTGTTGCTCCCTCCCTGGGAAGGAGACCAGTCACGTCTCCTGGGAACCCTTTGGGAGAAGAGGGTCTGGCCTTGCAGGGCTGGGTCCCAGGCACAGAAGCAAGAGACCAGACCTTCCGGAAGGGAAGGCCACGTTTCATTTCCCCAGTGGAAGAGAAGGCGGCCCGATCCCAGCTGTGGGCAGAGAGGTCttgagaggagagaaaaggacGCCGGGAAGCAACCGAAACAGAGGAGAACACAAAAGTTGCGGGGCTGTGAGGACCGGGACGGAAGAGGAAGCCGATGGAAGTGCGTTCGTCACCTACCCAGCTAAATCTGCTCAGGGACAGTCCTCTCCCCTGCGTgaggaagacagagaaataaTGACATGGTGGTCAGTGAAAGGAAAGTCCTTTCAATCAACAGGAAACACAATCAAAGCACAGTAGAGCTGAGGTGGTAAAAACAGATTCCACCTGGAGCTCCGAGGGGGGCCGCAGGCTCAGGGCCACAGCAGCTGTGCAGCTGCGGGAGGGACAGGAGGGGTGCATGGATCTGCCGACCTGTTCTACTTGGGAGCTGCTTGGCAACACGTTTTGGGATGAATTCTGGTAGCTCTGAGCCTAACTCTCTCTTTGGTACATTATGGGATTTTAGAGAAGGTCTATCAGAAAAGTGATGATTAATCAAAACATTCCAAGGTCTTACCTTTCCCTGCGACGGGGGTGGTGTACGAGGTGTCACCTGGAAAGACACAGAGAACAGTGGGCTGCATTGGGAGCCCTGTGCCGCCGTCCATTTCCTAACGGGCTCCTGCCTGCTGAGGGTGGCTAGCATCCATCAGCTGCCAGAAGCACCCGGGTGCCCAGCCTCCCCATTTCTGTCCTAGTTGGTCAAGCAGTATAGACCTGAGACTGAAAATATTCTAGATGATGCAGATCCTCCAGAGCACTCAGAAAGTGTTTCAGAGGATGGAAAACACCTCCCAGAGGCTCCATAGCTGGGGAATGGGCCCATCTTGGGACACAGGGAAGACGCCTGTCCACTGCTCACTGAGGGAGGCGGCGAACTTTGCTTCACCGTGAGCCCTTTCAGGGGCTGGAAGTAGCGGGTCCTCTGACATTCAGAGCTTCCAAGGGGATGCCCCCAGGTCTGCAGCTCCTAAATGCACTTATCAAATACGACCATAAAATGTCTGCTGCACTGAGATCTTGGAATTAGAGGCCTgtggttttgttcttgtttttaataGACTTCGTTTTGCATGGCgcttttaggtttacagaaaaactgtGCAGAAATTAGTTTCCACGTACCCAGAACAGTTTCCCTTATTAGCAACACTGTGTTAGGGTTCTCTCGGTGCTGTGCACGCTGTGGGTTTGGACAAGTGCGTGCTCTTCAGTCACCATTGCAGCCTTGACAGAGCGGTTTCGCTGCCCGAAAAATGCCCTAAAAATGCCCTTGCTCTCTCTGCTGTCCCCTCCGCTCCCAGCCCATGGCAAGCACTCTCTATAGGTTGCAAAGCCTGTGTTTTTAGGCTGAGCATTACATGGGAGTCTAATCTCAAGAGAAGTGAGCTCTCTGGAGAACGCACGGCATGCACAGTGCAATCCGTGGCAGATACCGTCGGGAAGCGATGTCTGGAACTTGTGATCAGGTGCGAGTGGTGAGTTCCCCGGCCAGCCTCACCCTGAGGAGGACCCCGGTGCCACTCCCAAACGTACGAACGTCCTGTGTGGATGACAGCAGTGGCCAGCACCCCTCCTCCCCCTCACAGTTGCTACCTCTTCCCATTGATTGTCACTTACAATGTTCTTGAAGAAGTGGACTACGGGGTTTTCATCTTGGGTCCGGCCGTGTGACTTCTGGGGCAGGGAGCCGTAGTGAGCAGTTCTTGCTGCATGGTGTGAGTCCTGAAAGACAGAGGCGCGGTGACCTCAGGACAGGTCCAGAGTCCCTGCGGCTTGTCCTCCTCAGGGAAGCTGGATCTCTCCTCCTTTGTGATCTGGATTTTTTAAGGGCCTTCTACTAGGAAGCCGCAGATGAGCCACCAGGCACACTTGGGGCAGCTACGGGCTGGCAGCAGCGGGTTTGGGTGCGCGACTTGCTGGGGAGAGATTTCTATCACCGACTCAGTGTGCGGCTCTCCTGAAGGTGAACAAGCAAATAGAGGGGAAGTGACAGTAATTCAAGGGGGATTCCATCTGAGATAGGGTCAGGTTGGGCAAAGCATTGAGAGAAAAATATTACTTATCCCCAGGCTTCTGGGTTGAACACAGGAAAATGCTTGggaaatacacacagaaaaacacacaacAGCATGAGGCAGGCAGCTCATGGCTTTGACGCAGCTGCATAACATGAGCTGGTCTCCGCTTCTCAAAGTAAGTGTCTCACGCCACACTGGCACCGGCCTGATTTGGGAATATCACTTCCACATCTCGAGTAAGAGGAAGCGGAGAGGGAAGAATGGCTGGGCATGAGTGCCCAGGGCCAGCTGGTAATCAACAGAACCAGAACACTCCAGGTCAGTAGAGATTGCACAGAAGATACGGAGCGGTAAGCGCTGCGAGAGGTTAGCTCACAGCAGAGGGAAGGGAAAAGCCATGCACCCAGGGGGCAGGGGACACAGGGGACACAGGGGACGCAGGAGACGCTGCGGCTTTTGCAGACTTCATGCATTGTCTGCTCGACTCTCAGCTCAACTGCAAAGGCCCAACAGCGGTGAACGCGCACCGGGCAAGAGGGCTGACCATGAGTTctcagaaaagcaaaggaaagggACTCGAGGGAGCTTGCGAGATTGATTTTGTCAATTTTCCCCTCGCTTTCTCACTGCTGCTCCCAGATCCTACTTGTTCAGAAATAGCCTGCATGTAAAGAGCCCACACCTCAGGCAGGAATGAATTTCTGGAGGTCAGAGGAGCTCTGGCCCCAGGCATTCTGGCTGCGCCCCGTCGACACAGAACGCAGCGGAAGCAAATCAGTTAAATGCACTGAAGTCAACTGAAGCATTTCCCTCCAGTCTCTCGGCTCTATGCACATTGATTGGGAGGACCCCTTGTTGTTCAGAAGACAGTTTTGCCACCAAAGGCCTAAAGTGCACTTTTCTGGGATTTATGGTAGTGCACGGAATGGTGGAATTCAGTGGGTGACAACTGCATGCTGCAGCCACAAAGGACAATGTTTGCAGAGTGTGCTGCGTCTCGCCCAGCACCAACATTGTTCACCTCT comes from Pongo pygmaeus isolate AG05252 chromosome 17, NHGRI_mPonPyg2-v2.0_pri, whole genome shotgun sequence and encodes:
- the MBP gene encoding myelin basic protein isoform X1 — its product is MGNHAGKRELNAEKASTNGETNRGESEKKRNLDELSRTTSEDNEVFGEADANQNNGTSSQDTAVTDSKRTADPKNAWQDAHPADPGSRPHLIRLFSRDAPGREDNTFKDRPSESDELQTIQEDSAATSESLDVMASQKRPSQRHGSKYLATASTMDHARHGFLPRHRDTGILDSIGRFFGGDRGAPKRGSGKDSHHAARTAHYGSLPQKSHGRTQDENPVVHFFKNIVTPRTPPPSQGKGRGLSLSRFSWVGDERTSIGFLFRPGPHSPATFVFSSVSVASRRPFLSSQDLSAHSWDRAAFSSTGEMKRGLPFRKVWSLASVPGTQPCKARPSSPKGFPGDVTGLLPREGATPRPRKCLTSSNTTSARSPRNPHVEEGLAGPSQ